In Humulus lupulus chromosome 6, drHumLupu1.1, whole genome shotgun sequence, a single genomic region encodes these proteins:
- the LOC133784927 gene encoding protein ZINC INDUCED FACILITATOR 1-like, with protein sequence MDESCPGCILNNLKQSNSGIPFKHFFYVFVLPLTAALPISSLFPFLYFMIEFIIFIKFPSLYVGHYNGVVNKYFVRAYVSEICHTKYQALGMSIISTAWGIGLVIGPALGGFLSQPAEKFPNIFSKDSLFGRFSYLLPCFTISIFALGVTILCCWMPETLHFHTKNDEENERFISPQDESTNGYDLKEHLEEFEEKCPSLSKNWSLISSIVVYCVFQLHDMAYTEIFPLWAVSPKKYGGLSYSSEEVGEVLAISGFVMLLFQLFLYPPIERNFGPVLLSRVGAVITIVVLSSYPFIAKLSGLTLTILIDLASVLKIVISNQSQRGTANGISMAATSLFKAAGPAGGGALFSWAQNHQNGSFLPGTGSKSR encoded by the exons ATGGATGAAAGTTGCCCAGGTTGCATTCTCAACAATCTCAAACAATCCAATTCTGGCATTCCTTTTAAGCATTTCTTCTATGTCTTTGTTCTTCCCCTAACTGCAG CTTTGCCAATATCATCTCTGTTCCCTTTCCTGTATTTCATG ATTGAGTTTATCATTTTTATCAAGTTTCCTTCTCTTTATGTTGGTCACTATAATGGTGTTGTTAACAAATATTTTGTCAGG GCATATGTTTCAGAAATTTGCCATACAAAATATCAAGCTTTGGGAATGTCAATA ATTAGCACAGCATGGGGGATTGGATTAGTCATTGGTCCTGCTCTTGGAGGTTTTCTTTCACAG CCTGCAGAGAAGTTCCCAAATATATTTTCCAAAGATTCTCTATTTGGGAG GTTCTCATACTTGTTACCTTGCTTCACCATATCAATATTTGCTTTGGGTGTAACTATTCTGTGCTGTTGGATGCCG GAAACACTTCACTTTCATACTAAAAATGATGAAGAGAATGAGAGATTTATTAGTCCACAAGACGAAAGCACAAATGGATATGATCTGAAAGAACATTTGGAAGAATTTGAGGAAAAATGCCCTTCTCTTtcaaagaactggtccttaataTCATCTATTGTAGTATATTGTGTTTTCCAACTTCATGACATGGCTTACACGGAG ATTTTTCCATTATGGGCTGTGAGTCCTAAGAAGTATGGGGGACTAAGCTATTCAAGTGAAGAAGTTGGTGAAGTTCTTGCCATTTCAG GATTTGTCATGCTTCTCTTTCAGTTATTTTTGTACCCACCCATTGAGAGGAATTTTGGACCTGTACTGTTGTCTAGAGTTGGAGCA GTCATCACAATAGTTGTGCTATCAAGTTACCCTTTTATAGCAAAGCTATCTGGACTCACACTCACAATATTAATTGATCTTGCATCTGTGCTAAAGATTGTAATATCT AATCAAAGCCAAAGAGGAACTGCAAATGGCATATCCATGGCTGCTACGTCTCTATTTAAAGCAGCCGGTCCAGCCGGTGGAGGTGCCCT ATTTTCTTGGGCACAAAATCATCAAAATGGATCATTTCTCCCTGGTACAGGATCTAAATCTCGTTGA
- the LOC133782006 gene encoding lysine-specific demethylase JMJ32 isoform X1 produces the protein MEIETLWEEVRELSLGLSGKVERLDSPPTPIQFLRDFVSQNKPCVISNAINHWPALSKWSNDSYLIESLSTSSSSDQLVSVHLTPNGRADALAPLNDRVKTNGTSSSPSSASLCFASAHVEHMPFPEALKLISSPASNSNDMPPKFVAYAQQQNDCFRSEYSALSPDCDAHIPWASDALGCLPEAVNLWIGNHLSETSFHKDHYENLYAVVTGHKHFLLLPPTDVHRMYIQDYPAAQYLYSQDTRDFTLELDKPLRYVPWCSVNPYPSVENKVEEMAKFPLFFQGPKPFECTVNPGEILYLLGDLCRPSMWFHHVRQSPDDSGRIIAVNYWYDMQFDIKYAYFNFLQSIHHPVLKSTMLKIECEGSEAAKPVLKTNSSEDELLAGVS, from the exons ATGGAGATTGAAACATTATGGGAAGAAGTGAGAGAGCTGAGTCTGGGGCTGTCAGGGAAAGTGGAGCGGCTGGACTCGCCCCCGACCCCAATCCAATTCCTAAGGGACTTTGTCTCTCAAAACAAGCCTTGTGTCATCTCTAATGCTATCAACCACTGGCCAGCCCTCTCTAAGTGGTCCAATGATTCCTACCTTATAGAATCTCTTTCCACCTCATCTTCTTCCGATCAATTGGTGTCTGTACACCTCACCCCTAATGGCCGAGCTGATGCCCTTGCCCCCCTAAATGATCGTGTCAAAACCAATGGAACATCGTCCTCACCATCCTCTGCTTCTCTCTGTTTTGCCTCCGCTCATGTTGAGCATATGCCTTTCCCTGAAGCTCTTAAACTTATCAGCTCCCCTGCTTCCAACAGCAACGACATGCCACCCAAATTTGTTGCCTATGCGCAGCAACAAAATGATTGCTTTCGCTCAGAGTACTCAGCACTATCTCCCGATTGTGATGCCCACATTCCTTGGGCATCGGATGCTCTTGGCTGCCTCCCTGAGGCTGTTAACCTCTGGATTGGTAATCATCTGTCTGAGACCTCATTCCACAAGGACCATTATGAGAATCTATATGCTGTTGTGACTGGACACAAGCATTTCCTGCTTCTTCCTCCAACTGATGTTCATCGTATGTACATCCAAGACTATCCTGCTGCCCAATATTTGTATTCTCAG GACACAAGGGATTTCACTTTGGAATTGGATAAGCCACTTAGATATGTACCTTGGTGTAGTGTGAATCCCTACCCTTCTGTGGAAAACAAAGTTGAGGAAATGGCCAAatttcctttattttttcaggGTCCAAAGCCATTTGAATGTACCGTCAATCCTGGAGAGATTCTTTACTT GCTTGGTGATTTATGCAGGCCTAGCATGTGGTTTCATCATGTTAGACAGAGTCCAGATGATAGTGGACGAATTATTGCCGTAAATTATT GGTATGATATGCAGTTTGATATCAAGTATGCTTATTTCAACTTTCTGCAATCAATTCATCACCCGGTACTTAAGAGCACGATGCTTAAGATCGAGTGTGAGGGTTCAGAAGCTGCCAAGCCGGTGCTGAAAACAAATTCAAGTGAAGATGAACTTTTGGCTGGTGTTTCTTAG
- the LOC133783942 gene encoding uncharacterized protein LOC133783942 produces MRKRNKKSKTAVNVDPLRVVDGKLLMTFHKWLLGTIGNKYPRECFSGTHDAAWFLKLHTPRTWLSDSHLDAAFHLMRRRLEFYPNVYPQKCVVMPTIFPESLKGRWDAFPGSDYSRFSWDDSILDLVRGDAVQFLPSWQNKEFIYFALFLKDQMHWVAVEADLNGWMLNIFDSSIGSISENDLISLMVDWCTIFPSVLRQSGLFENHDVILAPQLTASESQVRPFDWKLIPREFVPQTKSR; encoded by the exons atgaggaaaaggaataagaaatcgaagacagcagtgaatgtggatccattgagggttgttgatggtaaattacttatgacctttcacaagtggttgcttggcaccattgggaataaatatccgagggaatgcttctcagggacacacgatgctgcttggttcctgaaactgcatactccgaggacatggctttctgactct catttagatgcagcatttcatctcatgaggaggcgtctagaattttatcctaacgtgtaccctcagaaatgtgttgttatgcctacaatttttcccgaatcattgaagggtcggtgggacgcttttccaggttctgactactctagatttagttgggatgacagtatattggacctggttaggggtgatgcagtccagttcttaccgagttggcagaacaaggagttcatttattttgccctcttcttgaaagaccaaatgcattgggtagctgtagaggcagacctgaatgggtggatgctcaacatctttgactccagtattggatcaatttccgaaaacgatttgatcagcttgatggttgactggtgtaccattttcccgtcggtcttgcgacagtccggtttatttgagaaccatgacgttatactcgcgcctcagttgacagcatcagagagtcaggtcagacccttcgattggaaactcattccacgtgaattcgtaccgcaaacaaaatccaggtga
- the LOC133782006 gene encoding lysine-specific demethylase JMJ32 isoform X2 yields MEIETLWEEVRELSLGLSGKVERLDSPPTPIQFLRDFVSQNKPCVISNAINHWPALSKWSNDSYLIESLSTSSSSDQLVSVHLTPNGRADALAPLNDRVKTNGTSSSPSSASLCFASAHVEHMPFPEALKLISSPASNSNDMPPKFVAYAQQQNDCFRSEYSALSPDCDAHIPWASDALGCLPEAVNLWIGNHLSETSFHKDHYENLYAVVTGHKHFLLLPPTDVHRMYIQDYPAAQYLYSQDTRDFTLELDKPLRYVPWCSVNPYPSVENKVEEMAKFPLFFQGPKPFECTVNPGEILYLPSMWFHHVRQSPDDSGRIIAVNYWYDMQFDIKYAYFNFLQSIHHPVLKSTMLKIECEGSEAAKPVLKTNSSEDELLAGVS; encoded by the exons ATGGAGATTGAAACATTATGGGAAGAAGTGAGAGAGCTGAGTCTGGGGCTGTCAGGGAAAGTGGAGCGGCTGGACTCGCCCCCGACCCCAATCCAATTCCTAAGGGACTTTGTCTCTCAAAACAAGCCTTGTGTCATCTCTAATGCTATCAACCACTGGCCAGCCCTCTCTAAGTGGTCCAATGATTCCTACCTTATAGAATCTCTTTCCACCTCATCTTCTTCCGATCAATTGGTGTCTGTACACCTCACCCCTAATGGCCGAGCTGATGCCCTTGCCCCCCTAAATGATCGTGTCAAAACCAATGGAACATCGTCCTCACCATCCTCTGCTTCTCTCTGTTTTGCCTCCGCTCATGTTGAGCATATGCCTTTCCCTGAAGCTCTTAAACTTATCAGCTCCCCTGCTTCCAACAGCAACGACATGCCACCCAAATTTGTTGCCTATGCGCAGCAACAAAATGATTGCTTTCGCTCAGAGTACTCAGCACTATCTCCCGATTGTGATGCCCACATTCCTTGGGCATCGGATGCTCTTGGCTGCCTCCCTGAGGCTGTTAACCTCTGGATTGGTAATCATCTGTCTGAGACCTCATTCCACAAGGACCATTATGAGAATCTATATGCTGTTGTGACTGGACACAAGCATTTCCTGCTTCTTCCTCCAACTGATGTTCATCGTATGTACATCCAAGACTATCCTGCTGCCCAATATTTGTATTCTCAG GACACAAGGGATTTCACTTTGGAATTGGATAAGCCACTTAGATATGTACCTTGGTGTAGTGTGAATCCCTACCCTTCTGTGGAAAACAAAGTTGAGGAAATGGCCAAatttcctttattttttcaggGTCCAAAGCCATTTGAATGTACCGTCAATCCTGGAGAGATTCTTTACTT GCCTAGCATGTGGTTTCATCATGTTAGACAGAGTCCAGATGATAGTGGACGAATTATTGCCGTAAATTATT GGTATGATATGCAGTTTGATATCAAGTATGCTTATTTCAACTTTCTGCAATCAATTCATCACCCGGTACTTAAGAGCACGATGCTTAAGATCGAGTGTGAGGGTTCAGAAGCTGCCAAGCCGGTGCTGAAAACAAATTCAAGTGAAGATGAACTTTTGGCTGGTGTTTCTTAG